A genomic region of Metopolophium dirhodum isolate CAU chromosome 1, ASM1992520v1, whole genome shotgun sequence contains the following coding sequences:
- the LOC132934034 gene encoding poly(A) RNA polymerase gld-2 homolog B-like isoform X5 codes for MEVGLKKDSPITYSNGKRLFTIDQKVDALVRIKMTGCSKAEVARSLHVAESTFRGWFKNKDIVMKAEAKYNEMKSKSSSTSSDGYKSDDNSKSFSVDGSDNNSSTYTDEREGSSSRFSSPDPCVSNSVRRSPERLHHHQQHHHKLKLKKQQLNNTMTLNNNNNVGGGLLGSGLIGTGLNAGLNAGLNASLSASLNAGFNASLSASFNASLSAGLNASLSAGLNASLSAGLGAAGLGGGHGVGGLNGGLSLNQQQQQLQHHLTQLAHHPLHHNMSSLGGLKSSNVAAAAVAAAAAAAAAADHASLRLSPIEIHNKINNYFGPSSLPVPPLPGSINYLSPDFTAENSYNKSSFINTMVTATLMEPQALDLSMHSRNKCINPRNPLWQL; via the exons ATGGAGGTGGGTCTGAAGAAGGACTCGCCCATTACATACAGCAACGGAAAGCGTCTGTTCACCATCGACCAGAAGGTGGACGCGCTGGTCCGCATCAAGATGACTGGTTGTTCAAAGGCCGAAGTGGCCAGGAGCCTACACGTGGCTGAGTCCACGTTCCGCGGCTGGTTTAAGAACAAGGACATTGTCATGAAGGCAGAGGCCAAATACAACGAGATGAAGTCTAAGTCTTCGTCCACGTCATCGGATGGCTACAAGTCGGACGACAATTCTAAATCATTTTCTGTCGACGGCTCAGACAACAACTCATCGACATACACAGATGAGCGGGAAGGAAGCTCGTCACGGTTCAGCAGCCCAGATCCGTGCGTTTCCAATTCAGTTCGCCGCAGTCCCGAGAGACTTCATCACCACCAACAGCATCATCACAAGCTCAAGCTGAAAAAACAACAGCTCAACAATACCATGACCttgaacaacaacaacaatgttGGTGGTGGCCTGCTCGGTAGTGGTTTGATTGGTACCGGTCTCAACGCTGGTCTCAACGCTGGCCTTAATGCTAGCCTCAGCGCCAGCCTCAACGCAGGATTCAACGCAAGTCTCAGTGCAAGTTTTAACGCAAGCCTCAGTGCTGGTCTCAACGCAAGTCTCAGTGCCGGTCTCAACGCAAGTCTCAGTGCCGGTCTTGGCGCAGCTGGACTTGGTGGCGGCCATGGCGTCGGTGGCTTAAATGGTGGTCTCAGCCTTAATCAGCAACAGCAACAACTGCAACACCATTTGACGCAGCTTGCCCATCACCCGCTCCATCACAATATGTCGTCACTTGGCGGCCTCAAGAGCAGCAACGTCGCCGCCGCAGCagttgccgccgccgccgcagccgcaGCGGCCGCCGATCACGCGAGTCTCAGACTGAGCCCCATTGAAATCCATAACAAGATCAACAATTACTTTGGCCCGTCCTCATTGCCG GTGCCCCCGCTACCAGGTTCAATCAACTATCTATCTCCGGATTTCACTGCGGAAAATTCCTACAACAAGTCGAG TTTCATCAACACTATGGTGACGGCCACGCTGATGGAGCCGCAGGCATTGGACCTGTCCATGCACTCGAGGAATAAGT gtattaacCCCAGGAACCCATTGTGGCAATTGTAA
- the LOC132934034 gene encoding poly(A) RNA polymerase gld-2 homolog B-like isoform X4 — protein MEVGLKKDSPITYSNGKRLFTIDQKVDALVRIKMTGCSKAEVARSLHVAESTFRGWFKNKDIVMKAEAKYNEMKSKSSSTSSDGYKSDDNSKSFSVDGSDNNSSTYTDEREGSSSRFSSPDPCVSNSVRRSPERLHHHQQHHHKLKLKKQQLNNTMTLNNNNNVGGGLLGSGLIGTGLNAGLNAGLNASLSASLNAGFNASLSASFNASLSAGLNASLSAGLNASLSAGLGAAGLGGGHGVGGLNGGLSLNQQQQQLQHHLTQLAHHPLHHNMSSLGGLKSSNVAAAAVAAAAAAAAAADHASLRLSPIEIHNKINNYFGPSSLPVPPLPGSINYLSPDFTAENSYNKSSSFINTMVTATLMEPQALDLSMHSRNKCINPRNPLWQL, from the exons ATGGAGGTGGGTCTGAAGAAGGACTCGCCCATTACATACAGCAACGGAAAGCGTCTGTTCACCATCGACCAGAAGGTGGACGCGCTGGTCCGCATCAAGATGACTGGTTGTTCAAAGGCCGAAGTGGCCAGGAGCCTACACGTGGCTGAGTCCACGTTCCGCGGCTGGTTTAAGAACAAGGACATTGTCATGAAGGCAGAGGCCAAATACAACGAGATGAAGTCTAAGTCTTCGTCCACGTCATCGGATGGCTACAAGTCGGACGACAATTCTAAATCATTTTCTGTCGACGGCTCAGACAACAACTCATCGACATACACAGATGAGCGGGAAGGAAGCTCGTCACGGTTCAGCAGCCCAGATCCGTGCGTTTCCAATTCAGTTCGCCGCAGTCCCGAGAGACTTCATCACCACCAACAGCATCATCACAAGCTCAAGCTGAAAAAACAACAGCTCAACAATACCATGACCttgaacaacaacaacaatgttGGTGGTGGCCTGCTCGGTAGTGGTTTGATTGGTACCGGTCTCAACGCTGGTCTCAACGCTGGCCTTAATGCTAGCCTCAGCGCCAGCCTCAACGCAGGATTCAACGCAAGTCTCAGTGCAAGTTTTAACGCAAGCCTCAGTGCTGGTCTCAACGCAAGTCTCAGTGCCGGTCTCAACGCAAGTCTCAGTGCCGGTCTTGGCGCAGCTGGACTTGGTGGCGGCCATGGCGTCGGTGGCTTAAATGGTGGTCTCAGCCTTAATCAGCAACAGCAACAACTGCAACACCATTTGACGCAGCTTGCCCATCACCCGCTCCATCACAATATGTCGTCACTTGGCGGCCTCAAGAGCAGCAACGTCGCCGCCGCAGCagttgccgccgccgccgcagccgcaGCGGCCGCCGATCACGCGAGTCTCAGACTGAGCCCCATTGAAATCCATAACAAGATCAACAATTACTTTGGCCCGTCCTCATTGCCG GTGCCCCCGCTACCAGGTTCAATCAACTATCTATCTCCGGATTTCACTGCGGAAAATTCCTACAACAAGTCGAG CAGTTTCATCAACACTATGGTGACGGCCACGCTGATGGAGCCGCAGGCATTGGACCTGTCCATGCACTCGAGGAATAAGT gtattaacCCCAGGAACCCATTGTGGCAATTGTAA
- the LOC132934034 gene encoding poly(A) RNA polymerase gld-2 homolog B-like isoform X1 has translation MEVGLKKDSPITYSNGKRLFTIDQKVDALVRIKMTGCSKAEVARSLHVAESTFRGWFKNKDIVMKAEAKYNEMKSKSSSTSSDGYKSDDNSKSFSVDGSDNNSSTYTDEREGSSSRFSSPDPCVSNSVRRSPERLHHHQQHHHKLKLKKQQLNNTMTLNNNNNVGGGLLGSGLIGTGLNAGLNAGLNASLSASLNAGFNASLSASFNASLSAGLNASLSAGLNASLSAGLGAAGLGGGHGVGGLNGGLSLNQQQQQLQHHLTQLAHHPLHHNMSSLGGLKSSNVAAAAVAAAAAAAAAADHASLRLSPIEIHNKINNYFGPSSLPVPPLPGSINYLSPDFTAENSYNKSSSFINTMVTATLMEPQALDLSMHSRNKCKDCKPSLTTTMVTNTTTTTQPSSKILRHNSYRNLYKPYNSRCTDDIVHTRQGINPRNPLWQL, from the exons ATGGAGGTGGGTCTGAAGAAGGACTCGCCCATTACATACAGCAACGGAAAGCGTCTGTTCACCATCGACCAGAAGGTGGACGCGCTGGTCCGCATCAAGATGACTGGTTGTTCAAAGGCCGAAGTGGCCAGGAGCCTACACGTGGCTGAGTCCACGTTCCGCGGCTGGTTTAAGAACAAGGACATTGTCATGAAGGCAGAGGCCAAATACAACGAGATGAAGTCTAAGTCTTCGTCCACGTCATCGGATGGCTACAAGTCGGACGACAATTCTAAATCATTTTCTGTCGACGGCTCAGACAACAACTCATCGACATACACAGATGAGCGGGAAGGAAGCTCGTCACGGTTCAGCAGCCCAGATCCGTGCGTTTCCAATTCAGTTCGCCGCAGTCCCGAGAGACTTCATCACCACCAACAGCATCATCACAAGCTCAAGCTGAAAAAACAACAGCTCAACAATACCATGACCttgaacaacaacaacaatgttGGTGGTGGCCTGCTCGGTAGTGGTTTGATTGGTACCGGTCTCAACGCTGGTCTCAACGCTGGCCTTAATGCTAGCCTCAGCGCCAGCCTCAACGCAGGATTCAACGCAAGTCTCAGTGCAAGTTTTAACGCAAGCCTCAGTGCTGGTCTCAACGCAAGTCTCAGTGCCGGTCTCAACGCAAGTCTCAGTGCCGGTCTTGGCGCAGCTGGACTTGGTGGCGGCCATGGCGTCGGTGGCTTAAATGGTGGTCTCAGCCTTAATCAGCAACAGCAACAACTGCAACACCATTTGACGCAGCTTGCCCATCACCCGCTCCATCACAATATGTCGTCACTTGGCGGCCTCAAGAGCAGCAACGTCGCCGCCGCAGCagttgccgccgccgccgcagccgcaGCGGCCGCCGATCACGCGAGTCTCAGACTGAGCCCCATTGAAATCCATAACAAGATCAACAATTACTTTGGCCCGTCCTCATTGCCG GTGCCCCCGCTACCAGGTTCAATCAACTATCTATCTCCGGATTTCACTGCGGAAAATTCCTACAACAAGTCGAG CAGTTTCATCAACACTATGGTGACGGCCACGCTGATGGAGCCGCAGGCATTGGACCTGTCCATGCACTCGAGGAATAAGTGTAAGGATTGCAAACCGTCATTAACCACAACCATGGTCACAAACACCACCACCACTACACAACCGAGCTCGAAAATACTGAGGCACAATTCTTACAGAAACCTGTACAAGCCGTATAATAGCAGGTGCACCGACGACATCGTACATACTAGACAAG gtattaacCCCAGGAACCCATTGTGGCAATTGTAA
- the LOC132934034 gene encoding poly(A) RNA polymerase gld-2 homolog B-like isoform X2 → MEVGLKKDSPITYSNGKRLFTIDQKVDALVRIKMTGCSKAEVARSLHVAESTFRGWFKNKDIVMKAEAKYNEMKSKSSSTSSDGYKSDDNSKSFSVDGSDNNSSTYTDEREGSSSRFSSPDPCVSNSVRRSPERLHHHQQHHHKLKLKKQQLNNTMTLNNNNNVGGGLLGSGLIGTGLNAGLNAGLNASLSASLNAGFNASLSASFNASLSAGLNASLSAGLNASLSAGLGAAGLGGGHGVGGLNGGLSLNQQQQQLQHHLTQLAHHPLHHNMSSLGGLKSSNVAAAAVAAAAAAAAAADHASLRLSPIEIHNKINNYFGPSSLPVPPLPGSINYLSPDFTAENSYNKSSFINTMVTATLMEPQALDLSMHSRNKCKDCKPSLTTTMVTNTTTTTQPSSKILRHNSYRNLYKPYNSRCTDDIVHTRQGINPRNPLWQL, encoded by the exons ATGGAGGTGGGTCTGAAGAAGGACTCGCCCATTACATACAGCAACGGAAAGCGTCTGTTCACCATCGACCAGAAGGTGGACGCGCTGGTCCGCATCAAGATGACTGGTTGTTCAAAGGCCGAAGTGGCCAGGAGCCTACACGTGGCTGAGTCCACGTTCCGCGGCTGGTTTAAGAACAAGGACATTGTCATGAAGGCAGAGGCCAAATACAACGAGATGAAGTCTAAGTCTTCGTCCACGTCATCGGATGGCTACAAGTCGGACGACAATTCTAAATCATTTTCTGTCGACGGCTCAGACAACAACTCATCGACATACACAGATGAGCGGGAAGGAAGCTCGTCACGGTTCAGCAGCCCAGATCCGTGCGTTTCCAATTCAGTTCGCCGCAGTCCCGAGAGACTTCATCACCACCAACAGCATCATCACAAGCTCAAGCTGAAAAAACAACAGCTCAACAATACCATGACCttgaacaacaacaacaatgttGGTGGTGGCCTGCTCGGTAGTGGTTTGATTGGTACCGGTCTCAACGCTGGTCTCAACGCTGGCCTTAATGCTAGCCTCAGCGCCAGCCTCAACGCAGGATTCAACGCAAGTCTCAGTGCAAGTTTTAACGCAAGCCTCAGTGCTGGTCTCAACGCAAGTCTCAGTGCCGGTCTCAACGCAAGTCTCAGTGCCGGTCTTGGCGCAGCTGGACTTGGTGGCGGCCATGGCGTCGGTGGCTTAAATGGTGGTCTCAGCCTTAATCAGCAACAGCAACAACTGCAACACCATTTGACGCAGCTTGCCCATCACCCGCTCCATCACAATATGTCGTCACTTGGCGGCCTCAAGAGCAGCAACGTCGCCGCCGCAGCagttgccgccgccgccgcagccgcaGCGGCCGCCGATCACGCGAGTCTCAGACTGAGCCCCATTGAAATCCATAACAAGATCAACAATTACTTTGGCCCGTCCTCATTGCCG GTGCCCCCGCTACCAGGTTCAATCAACTATCTATCTCCGGATTTCACTGCGGAAAATTCCTACAACAAGTCGAG TTTCATCAACACTATGGTGACGGCCACGCTGATGGAGCCGCAGGCATTGGACCTGTCCATGCACTCGAGGAATAAGTGTAAGGATTGCAAACCGTCATTAACCACAACCATGGTCACAAACACCACCACCACTACACAACCGAGCTCGAAAATACTGAGGCACAATTCTTACAGAAACCTGTACAAGCCGTATAATAGCAGGTGCACCGACGACATCGTACATACTAGACAAG gtattaacCCCAGGAACCCATTGTGGCAATTGTAA
- the LOC132934034 gene encoding poly(A) RNA polymerase gld-2 homolog B-like isoform X3: MEVGLKKDSPITYSNGKRLFTIDQKVDALVRIKMTGCSKAEVARSLHVAESTFRGWFKNKDIVMKAEAKYNEMKSKSSSTSSDGYKSDDNSKSFSVDGSDNNSSTYTDEREGSSSRFSSPDPCVSNSVRRSPERLHHHQQHHHKLKLKKQQLNNTMTLNNNNNVGGGLLGSGLIGTGLNAGLNAGLNASLSASLNAGFNASLSASFNASLSAGLNASLSAGLNASLSAGLGAAGLGGGHGVGGLNGGLSLNQQQQQLQHHLTQLAHHPLHHNMSSLGGLKSSNVAAAAVAAAAAAAAAADHASLRLSPIEIHNKINNYFGPSSLPVPPLPGSINYLSPDFTAENSYNKSSSFINTMVTATLMEPQALDLSMHSRNKCKDCKPSLTTTMVTNTTTTTQPSSKILRHNSYRNLYKPYNSRY, translated from the exons ATGGAGGTGGGTCTGAAGAAGGACTCGCCCATTACATACAGCAACGGAAAGCGTCTGTTCACCATCGACCAGAAGGTGGACGCGCTGGTCCGCATCAAGATGACTGGTTGTTCAAAGGCCGAAGTGGCCAGGAGCCTACACGTGGCTGAGTCCACGTTCCGCGGCTGGTTTAAGAACAAGGACATTGTCATGAAGGCAGAGGCCAAATACAACGAGATGAAGTCTAAGTCTTCGTCCACGTCATCGGATGGCTACAAGTCGGACGACAATTCTAAATCATTTTCTGTCGACGGCTCAGACAACAACTCATCGACATACACAGATGAGCGGGAAGGAAGCTCGTCACGGTTCAGCAGCCCAGATCCGTGCGTTTCCAATTCAGTTCGCCGCAGTCCCGAGAGACTTCATCACCACCAACAGCATCATCACAAGCTCAAGCTGAAAAAACAACAGCTCAACAATACCATGACCttgaacaacaacaacaatgttGGTGGTGGCCTGCTCGGTAGTGGTTTGATTGGTACCGGTCTCAACGCTGGTCTCAACGCTGGCCTTAATGCTAGCCTCAGCGCCAGCCTCAACGCAGGATTCAACGCAAGTCTCAGTGCAAGTTTTAACGCAAGCCTCAGTGCTGGTCTCAACGCAAGTCTCAGTGCCGGTCTCAACGCAAGTCTCAGTGCCGGTCTTGGCGCAGCTGGACTTGGTGGCGGCCATGGCGTCGGTGGCTTAAATGGTGGTCTCAGCCTTAATCAGCAACAGCAACAACTGCAACACCATTTGACGCAGCTTGCCCATCACCCGCTCCATCACAATATGTCGTCACTTGGCGGCCTCAAGAGCAGCAACGTCGCCGCCGCAGCagttgccgccgccgccgcagccgcaGCGGCCGCCGATCACGCGAGTCTCAGACTGAGCCCCATTGAAATCCATAACAAGATCAACAATTACTTTGGCCCGTCCTCATTGCCG GTGCCCCCGCTACCAGGTTCAATCAACTATCTATCTCCGGATTTCACTGCGGAAAATTCCTACAACAAGTCGAG CAGTTTCATCAACACTATGGTGACGGCCACGCTGATGGAGCCGCAGGCATTGGACCTGTCCATGCACTCGAGGAATAAGTGTAAGGATTGCAAACCGTCATTAACCACAACCATGGTCACAAACACCACCACCACTACACAACCGAGCTCGAAAATACTGAGGCACAATTCTTACAGAAACCTGTACAAGCCGTATAATAGCAG gtattaa